In the genome of Quercus robur chromosome 3, dhQueRobu3.1, whole genome shotgun sequence, one region contains:
- the LOC126719532 gene encoding RING-H2 finger protein ATL39-like: MEPCQNNIAFDHNAPCPRPDSYNNESGILVFAFIMLVLFYWYVCHVWLIIRRIFTETQSTDDHGHGRLNTLPANSSEGQDPTTKRAGRGEGLDLYANLYQIDICAICLTEFEENNGEDEAEAVKVKVIPFCKHVFHPDCLDTWLSAHSTCPICGSKIDDQGVNKEKIMCEGEYQLSMQGVMSTTKSSSGDQTYMTMTVGNVHDHVCIEIHDHI, from the coding sequence ATGGAACCTTGTCAAAACAACATAGCCTTCGACCATAATGCACCATGTCCACGTCCGGACAGCTACAACAACGAAAGTGGAATTTTGGTTTTCGCTTTTATTATGCtggtattattttattggtacGTGTGTCACGTTTGGTTAATAATCCGCAGAATATTTACGGAGACTCAGAGTACTGATGATCATGGCCATGGCCGACTCAACACATTGCCTGCCAATTCTTCTGAAGGACAGGATCCCACCACCAAACGTGCTGGCCGTGGGGAAGGACTCGACCTCTACGCAAATTTGTACCAAATTGACATCTGCGCTATTTGTCTCACTGAGTTCGAGGAGAACAATGgcgaggatgaggccgaggccgtGAAGGTGAAGGTGATTCCGTTTTGTAAGCACGTCTTTCATCCTGATTGCCTTGACACTTGGCTCTCGGCGCATAGTACCTGCCCTATTTGTGGATCCAAAATTGATGATCAGGGTGTGAATAAGGAGAAGATCATGTGTGAAGGCGAATATCAGCTGAGCATGCAGGGTGTGATGAGTACTACTAAGTCATCATCAGGTGATCAAACATACATGACCATGACGGTGGGGAACGTACATGACCATGTGTGTATAGAGATCCATGACCATATATGA